From Humisphaera borealis, the proteins below share one genomic window:
- a CDS encoding preprotein translocase subunit SecA: MAEVANELWSIFDSRRVKAPELKGLDAAVNSMVGVAKNRRPVLSRLKAQVERIEAMESEMQNLGSTRFQEEVAASRDLARLGRLKDGALDRAMALIREGAKRASGLRPYKVQVMGALAMCEGAIAEMATGEGKTLTASLAATLWAWAGRPVHVITVNDYLVGRDAEEMSPIYKMCGLRVGHVVHDTTPQDRIDHYRRDVVYVTSKELVADFLRDQIMLGNLRSSTQTQVGMLIGGAQNGRLQVPGLFRVLVDEADSLLIDEAVTPLIISNSPDENPNADLYRAADELALKLEVGRDFALDKEVKQIDLTARGQRRLEELSGDHGFWKGKRRREELVTQALSARYCFNRDEQYLVTADEKVQIIDEFTGRVMADRSWRHGLHQAIEVKEGVPITADKENLARQSFQRFFRQYPIMGGMTGTAWESRGELWNIYQRPIVRIPTNKPCIREQLPIKMFATTAEKFDAAVQRVIELNDKGLPVLVGTKTVWASEEVSKRLAAAGRAHRVLNAAQNEQEANIVSEAGQPARITVATNMAGRGTDIKLGRGVAELGGLHVISCEPNNSFRVDRQLYGRAARQGDPGCAQLYCSAEDELFVRHAPKLRRAWRAIGPGRLIKMAQARAERLARFNRKQVLKADDWMDQSLPF; this comes from the coding sequence ATGGCTGAAGTCGCCAACGAACTCTGGAGCATCTTCGACTCTCGGCGCGTTAAAGCGCCCGAGCTGAAGGGTCTCGATGCGGCCGTCAACAGCATGGTTGGCGTGGCAAAGAATCGTCGGCCGGTGCTGTCGCGGCTTAAGGCGCAAGTCGAGCGCATCGAGGCGATGGAGTCGGAGATGCAGAACCTGGGGTCAACCCGGTTCCAGGAAGAAGTCGCCGCCAGCCGCGATCTGGCACGGCTCGGACGTCTGAAGGACGGCGCGCTCGATCGAGCGATGGCCCTGATCCGCGAAGGCGCCAAGCGCGCTTCGGGCCTGCGACCCTATAAGGTGCAGGTGATGGGTGCCTTGGCGATGTGCGAAGGCGCGATCGCGGAGATGGCCACCGGCGAAGGCAAGACGCTCACGGCATCGCTCGCGGCAACGCTCTGGGCTTGGGCCGGTCGGCCGGTGCATGTCATTACCGTCAACGACTACCTCGTCGGCCGCGATGCCGAGGAAATGTCGCCGATCTACAAGATGTGCGGGCTGCGCGTCGGCCATGTCGTTCACGACACGACGCCCCAGGACCGCATCGACCATTACCGTCGGGATGTCGTTTACGTCACCAGCAAGGAACTCGTCGCCGACTTCCTGCGCGACCAGATCATGCTCGGCAACCTCCGCAGCAGCACGCAGACGCAGGTCGGCATGCTTATCGGCGGGGCGCAGAACGGCCGGTTGCAGGTGCCGGGATTGTTCCGCGTGCTGGTCGACGAGGCCGACTCGCTGCTGATCGACGAAGCCGTTACGCCGCTGATCATCAGCAACAGCCCCGACGAGAACCCCAACGCCGACCTCTACCGTGCCGCCGACGAGCTGGCGCTGAAGCTCGAAGTCGGCCGCGACTTTGCCCTGGACAAGGAAGTCAAGCAGATCGATCTGACCGCGCGCGGCCAGCGCCGGCTCGAAGAGCTCTCCGGCGATCACGGCTTCTGGAAGGGCAAACGCCGCCGCGAAGAGCTCGTCACCCAGGCCCTCAGCGCCCGCTACTGCTTCAACCGCGATGAACAGTACCTCGTCACCGCCGACGAGAAGGTGCAGATCATCGACGAGTTCACCGGCCGCGTGATGGCCGACCGCTCCTGGCGGCACGGGCTGCACCAGGCGATCGAGGTGAAGGAAGGCGTTCCCATCACCGCCGACAAGGAAAACCTGGCCCGCCAGTCGTTCCAGCGGTTCTTCCGGCAGTACCCCATCATGGGCGGCATGACCGGGACCGCGTGGGAAAGCCGTGGCGAGCTGTGGAACATCTACCAGCGGCCGATCGTCCGCATTCCCACGAACAAGCCGTGCATTCGAGAGCAGTTGCCGATCAAGATGTTCGCGACCACTGCCGAGAAGTTTGATGCCGCCGTGCAGCGCGTGATCGAACTGAATGACAAAGGCCTGCCAGTGCTGGTGGGCACCAAGACGGTCTGGGCGAGCGAAGAGGTGAGCAAGCGCCTCGCCGCCGCCGGCCGGGCCCATCGTGTGCTGAACGCGGCACAGAACGAGCAGGAAGCGAACATCGTTTCTGAGGCGGGTCAGCCGGCGCGAATCACCGTTGCCACCAACATGGCCGGCCGTGGCACCGACATCAAGCTGGGTCGCGGCGTCGCCGAGCTGGGCGGACTGCACGTGATTTCTTGCGAGCCGAACAACAGTTTCCGCGTCGATCGCCAGCTATACGGCCGTGCCGCCCGCCAAGGCGACCCGGGCTGTGCCCAGCTTTACTGCTCAGCCGAGGACGAACTGTTCGTTCGCCATGCCCCCAAGCTGCGGCGTGCCTGGCGGGCCATCGGCCCCGGCCGGCT